One genomic window of Panicum hallii strain FIL2 chromosome 6, PHallii_v3.1, whole genome shotgun sequence includes the following:
- the LOC112896715 gene encoding uncharacterized protein YMR317W isoform X3 → MAIAGGSHCSPLLLSRTRRRAPLPPPNPCSCLPGEPRHLRPCRASLATATPPSPPDEEHRKSPVDPAMLLAAIAAAAAAASPHAALAASGGAMGGRSYSSSSRSSSSTSSSSSSFSSSSSSSSWSTPSSSSSSASSWSRPSSSSTEQQEEATHVSVGTAPSSSSSSASSWLRPSSSSTSSSPEQQAEATHVSVGTARPPSVATAAQRNAEMRFWGYLASASVSAAALFLAVRHYTRPRTTVVKLQVALLGLAKSLQKDLNEIAEKVEASNQRWYKFILTETICSLRRHNNCCISSSLSVDVKDTGDSWEQHFDKISIEERSKFDEETLYNLEGIKRKKSYSRKPDGFRNEYIVLTILVAADGALKFPEVRNYADLEAAVETLNSIPARRIQGIQVLWTPQDEDDVLLAAKLLEDYPYLKPLCDD, encoded by the exons atggcgatcgccggcggctcGCACTGttcgccgctcctcctctcgaGGACGCGCCGTCGCGCGCCGCTTCCGCCGCCCAACCCCTGCTCCTGCCTCCCTGGCGAGCCACGCCACCTCCGCCCCTGCCGCGCGTCCCTGGCCACGGCcacgccgccatctcctcccgACGAGGAACACCGCAAGAGCCCGGTCGATCCCGCTATGCTACTCGCTGCTATcgccgcagcggcggcggcagccagcCCGCACGCCGCGCTCGCCGCGTCCGGCGGCGCCATGGGAGGGCGCTCCTACTCCTCGTCgtcgcgctcctcctcctcgaccTCATCTTCGTCGTCCTCGTTCTCCtcctcatcgtcttcctcctcaTGGTCGACTCCCTCATCATCATCCTCTTCCGCCTCTTCATGGTCGAGGCCCTCGTCCTCCTCGAcggagcagcaggaggaggcgaCTCACGTATCCGTCGGCACGGCTCCctcctcctcatcttcttccgCCTCGTCATGGTTGAGGCCCTCGTCCTCCTCGACTTCCTCCTCGCCGGAGCAGCAGGCGGAGGCGACTCACGTATCCGTCGGCACCGCGCGGCCTCCCTCGGTGGCTACGGCCGCCCAGCGCAACGCGGAGATGCGGTTCTGGGGCTACCTAGCTTCGGCGTCCGTCAGCGCGGCTGCCCTGTTTCTCGCCGTGCGGCACTACACCCGCCCGAGGACGACCGTCGTCAAGCTCCAG GTTGCGTTGCTGGGTCTTGCAAAGTCActccagaaagatctgaacgaGATTGCCGAGAAGGTGGAAGCTTCTAATCAACGATGGTATAAGTTCATATTGACAG AGACCATATGCTCCTTGCGCCGCCACAATAATTGTTGTATCTCTTCAAGCTTATCA GTTGATGTGAAAGATACAGGTGACTCATGGGAGCAGCATTTTGACAAAATTTCTATCGAGGAGAGGAGCAAATTTGATGAAGAAACCCTCTACAACTTGGAAGGAATCAAGAGAAAGAAAAGTTACTCTAGAAAACCAGATGGCTTCAGAAACGAGTACATAGTG CTAACCATTCTGGTTGCTGCCGATGGAGCACTGAAGTTCCCTGAAGTCCGAAACTACGCAGATCTGGAAGCAGCTGTGGAAACGCTCAACTCTATACCCGCAAGGCGAATTCAG GGCATTCAAGTTTTATGGACTCCCCAAGATGAGGACGACGTTCTTTTGGCAGCGAAGCTGCTGGAGGATTATCCTTATCTGAAACCCTTGTGTGATGACTAG
- the LOC112896718 gene encoding uncharacterized protein LOC112896718 isoform X3 → MPADPKPPRAGALPARPLLLALPFISMLLLLYVYSTSTASPPSAADATVAIASAGVPLTPSPPSPHIRMRRARFRSYDDYLRHQLNKTLDPRLRRVWATRDWRRKVDAFARAFAGLRREGLLRNASRALCVGARLGQEVAALRQVGVADAVGIDLAPAPPLVIRGDFHAQPFPDATFDFEFSNVFDHALYPDRFAAEIERTLRPGGVAVLHVAVHRRGDKYSANDLLDVQGLVGLFRGCDVVRVSKVDAFGLDTEVILRKKRW, encoded by the exons atgcccgCGGACCCCAAGCCCCCGCGCGCGGGGGccctgcccgcgcgcccgctcctcctcgcgctcccCTTCATCTCCATGCTCCTCCTCCTCTACGTCTACtccacctccaccgcctccccgccctccgccgccgatGCGACCGTCGCCATCGCCTCCGCGGGCGTCCCGCTGACCCCGTCCCCGCCGTCGCCGCACATCCGCATGCGCCGCGCCCGGTTCCGCTCCTACGACGACTACCTCCGGCACCAGCTCAACAAGACCCTCGAcccgcgcctccgccgcgtGTGGGCGACCCGCGACTGGCGCCGCAAGGTGGACGCCTTCGCGCGCGCCTTCGCGGGGCTCCGGCGCGAGGGCCTCCTCCGCAACGCCTCCCGCGCGCTCTGCGTCGGCGCGCGCCTGGGGCAGGAGGTGGCCGCGCTGCGCCAGGTCGGGGTCGCCGACGCCGTCGGCATCGACCtcgccccggcgccgccgctcgtCATCCGGGGGGACTTCCACGCGCAGCCCTTCCCCGACGCCACCTTCGACTTCGAGTTCTCCAACGTCTTCGACCACGCGCTCTACCCGGACCGCTTCGCCGCCGAGATCGAGCGCACGCTGCGCCCCGGCGGCGTCGCGGTGCTCCACGTCGCCGTGCACCGCCGCGGGGACAAGTACTCCGCCAACGATCTGCTCGACGTCCAGGGCCTCGTCGGCCTCTTCCGGGGCTGCGACGTCGTCAGGGTCTCCAAGGTCGACGCCTTCGGCCTCGACACCGAGGTCATCCTCCGCAAGAAGAG ATGGTAG
- the LOC112896718 gene encoding uncharacterized protein LOC112896718 isoform X2 codes for MPADPKPPRAGALPARPLLLALPFISMLLLLYVYSTSTASPPSAADATVAIASAGVPLTPSPPSPHIRMRRARFRSYDDYLRHQLNKTLDPRLRRVWATRDWRRKVDAFARAFAGLRREGLLRNASRALCVGARLGQEVAALRQVGVADAVGIDLAPAPPLVIRGDFHAQPFPDATFDFEFSNVFDHALYPDRFAAEIERTLRPGGVAVLHVAVHRRGDKYSANDLLDVQGLVGLFRGCDVVRVSKVDAFGLDTEVILRKKSDEN; via the exons atgcccgCGGACCCCAAGCCCCCGCGCGCGGGGGccctgcccgcgcgcccgctcctcctcgcgctcccCTTCATCTCCATGCTCCTCCTCCTCTACGTCTACtccacctccaccgcctccccgccctccgccgccgatGCGACCGTCGCCATCGCCTCCGCGGGCGTCCCGCTGACCCCGTCCCCGCCGTCGCCGCACATCCGCATGCGCCGCGCCCGGTTCCGCTCCTACGACGACTACCTCCGGCACCAGCTCAACAAGACCCTCGAcccgcgcctccgccgcgtGTGGGCGACCCGCGACTGGCGCCGCAAGGTGGACGCCTTCGCGCGCGCCTTCGCGGGGCTCCGGCGCGAGGGCCTCCTCCGCAACGCCTCCCGCGCGCTCTGCGTCGGCGCGCGCCTGGGGCAGGAGGTGGCCGCGCTGCGCCAGGTCGGGGTCGCCGACGCCGTCGGCATCGACCtcgccccggcgccgccgctcgtCATCCGGGGGGACTTCCACGCGCAGCCCTTCCCCGACGCCACCTTCGACTTCGAGTTCTCCAACGTCTTCGACCACGCGCTCTACCCGGACCGCTTCGCCGCCGAGATCGAGCGCACGCTGCGCCCCGGCGGCGTCGCGGTGCTCCACGTCGCCGTGCACCGCCGCGGGGACAAGTACTCCGCCAACGATCTGCTCGACGTCCAGGGCCTCGTCGGCCTCTTCCGGGGCTGCGACGTCGTCAGGGTCTCCAAGGTCGACGCCTTCGGCCTCGACACCGAGGTCATCCTCCGCAAGAAGAG TGACGAAAATTGA
- the LOC112896718 gene encoding uncharacterized protein LOC112896718 isoform X1 has product MPADPKPPRAGALPARPLLLALPFISMLLLLYVYSTSTASPPSAADATVAIASAGVPLTPSPPSPHIRMRRARFRSYDDYLRHQLNKTLDPRLRRVWATRDWRRKVDAFARAFAGLRREGLLRNASRALCVGARLGQEVAALRQVGVADAVGIDLAPAPPLVIRGDFHAQPFPDATFDFEFSNVFDHALYPDRFAAEIERTLRPGGVAVLHVAVHRRGDKYSANDLLDVQGLVGLFRGCDVVRVSKVDAFGLDTEVILRKKSACEL; this is encoded by the exons atgcccgCGGACCCCAAGCCCCCGCGCGCGGGGGccctgcccgcgcgcccgctcctcctcgcgctcccCTTCATCTCCATGCTCCTCCTCCTCTACGTCTACtccacctccaccgcctccccgccctccgccgccgatGCGACCGTCGCCATCGCCTCCGCGGGCGTCCCGCTGACCCCGTCCCCGCCGTCGCCGCACATCCGCATGCGCCGCGCCCGGTTCCGCTCCTACGACGACTACCTCCGGCACCAGCTCAACAAGACCCTCGAcccgcgcctccgccgcgtGTGGGCGACCCGCGACTGGCGCCGCAAGGTGGACGCCTTCGCGCGCGCCTTCGCGGGGCTCCGGCGCGAGGGCCTCCTCCGCAACGCCTCCCGCGCGCTCTGCGTCGGCGCGCGCCTGGGGCAGGAGGTGGCCGCGCTGCGCCAGGTCGGGGTCGCCGACGCCGTCGGCATCGACCtcgccccggcgccgccgctcgtCATCCGGGGGGACTTCCACGCGCAGCCCTTCCCCGACGCCACCTTCGACTTCGAGTTCTCCAACGTCTTCGACCACGCGCTCTACCCGGACCGCTTCGCCGCCGAGATCGAGCGCACGCTGCGCCCCGGCGGCGTCGCGGTGCTCCACGTCGCCGTGCACCGCCGCGGGGACAAGTACTCCGCCAACGATCTGCTCGACGTCCAGGGCCTCGTCGGCCTCTTCCGGGGCTGCGACGTCGTCAGGGTCTCCAAGGTCGACGCCTTCGGCCTCGACACCGAGGTCATCCTCCGCAAGAAGAG TGCTTGTGAGTTGTAG
- the LOC112896716 gene encoding uncharacterized protein LOC112896716, giving the protein MASGGGGRRRRKPRPRARGKGKKTKYLSLSDLLVKAEVGTPPRSPGDEPAPAWEEAEVKRGDGGDGGGQQQQQVEQFALHHEASTLFAALPAPSLSDILGASAGGVGESPSPSASPDGGSGFTGAEEEDLARRALRGRERWVYCSSGSSPTATTATTSSSSPCSSAASTGASARSLLLKLDYEEILAAWADRGSLYIGGGGGGGADSDAAPELGLDAVLVEVEPSENAAGAPAACAWSAPEMAPAGPERAEKVRRYKEKRRNRLFAKRIRYEVRRVNAVKRPRFKGRFIKEHEESELQPT; this is encoded by the exons ATggcgagtggcggcggcgggcggcggcggcggaagccgAGGCCGAGGGCGCGGGGCAAGGGTAAGAAGACCAAGTACCTCAGTCTCAGCGACCTCCTGGTCAAGGCCGAGGTGGGGACGCCGCCGCGGTCGCCGGGGGACGAGCCCGCGCCGGCGTGGGAGGAGGCGGAGGTGAAGCGGGGGGACGGCGGGGATGGAggcggccagcagcagcagcaggtggaGCAGTTCGCGCTGCACCACGAGGCGTCCACCCTGTTCGCGGCGCTGCCGGCGCCGTCGCTCTCCGACATCCTCGGCGCCTCCGCCGGCGGCGTCGGCgagtcgccgtcgccgtccgcgTCGCCGGACGGAGGCTCCGGGTTcacgggcgcggaggaggaggacctGGCGCGGCGCGCGCTCCGGGGCAGGGAGCGGTGGGTGTACTGCAGCAGCGGTTCCTCGCCGACGGCTACCACCGCCAccacgtcgtcgtcgtcgccgtgcTCGTCCGCGGCGAGCACGGGCGCCTCGGCGCGGtcgctgctgctcaaactggaCTACGAGGAGATCCTCGCCGCATGGGCGGACCGGGGGTCGCTCTacattggcggcggcggcggcggcggcgctgacaGCGACGCCGCGCCGGAGCTGGGACTCGACGCC GTGCTGGTGGAGGTGGAGCCGTCCGAGAACGCCGCGGGTGCGCCGGCGGCGTGCGCGTGGAGCGCACCCGAGATGGCACCGGCGGGGCCGGAGAGGGCAGAGAAGGTGAGGCGGTACAAGGAGAAGCGGCGGAACCGGTTGTTCGCGAAGCGGATCCGGTACGAGGTTCGCCGGGTCAATGCCGTCAAGCGGCCGCGATTCAAG GGCCGTTTCATCAAGGAACACGAGGAAAGCGAGCTCCAGCCTACATAG